The proteins below are encoded in one region of Vespula pensylvanica isolate Volc-1 chromosome 4, ASM1446617v1, whole genome shotgun sequence:
- the LOC122628449 gene encoding glutamine-dependent NAD(+) synthetase isoform X2 has translation MGRKVTVAACTLNQWAMDFDGNFKRILQSIEEAKAAGATYRSGPELEICGYSCEDHFYESDTLLHCWEVLGMLMKSSICEDILIDVGMPVMHKNVTYNCRVTFLNWCVLLIRPKMLLCEDGNYRESRWFSPWTKERTVEDYFLPRMISQLTGQNVVPFGDAVISTRDTCIGFEICEELWNPRSSHIPMSMDGVEIIANGSGSYFELRKAYVTVDLVKSATFKCGGCYIFSNLRGCDGGRIYFNGGSGIFLNGYILNRGKQFALEDVEVTVATFDLEDVRSYRNNIRSRSHSAARSDPYPRVKIDFVLSSENLITNPSDKLINMERRNSCGNMNGKLNVSYHTPEEEISLAPACWLWDYLRRSCQGGFFLPLSGGVDSSSSACLVYSMCNLIVESVSKGDAQVLSDIRKIVGDCEYVPTDPKQLCNTLLVTCYMATENSSAETKARAAELAKQIGSYHHNIIIDTAVSAILGIFQQITKIVPRFKVHGGSPRENQALQNIQARLRMIIAYLFAQLMLWIRGRPGGLLVLGSTNVDEALRGYLTKYDCSSADINPIGGISKNDLKRFLHYFRKKHGLSALDDILKAPPTAELEPLQEGQLTQLDEVDMGMTYNELETFGRLRKQHCAGPYSMFCRLVNTWDNYTPKEVADKVKHFYRCYAIHRHKMTILTPSCHTETYSPDDNRFDHRPFLYNHTWKWQFNAIDEQHPMKQLITGKTNEHKGGGTDQIEERLAKSAS, from the exons atgggtCGGAAAGTCACTGTAGCTGCTTGCACGTTGAATCAATGGGCCATGGACTTCGATGGAAATTTTAAAAGGATTCTTCAAAGTATAGAGGAAGCTAAAGCAGCTGGTGCAACTTATAGAAGTGGTCCGGAATTAGAAATCTg TGGTTACAGTTGCGAGGATCACTTCTACGAATCTGATACATTGTTACATTGTTGGGAAGTTTTAGGAATGCTCATGAAGTCTAGTATTTGCGAAGATATTTTGATTGACGTTGGGATGCCAGTGATGCATAAAAATGTAACTTACAATTGCAGAGTTACGTTTCTAAATTGGTGCGTTTTATTGATCAGACCAAAAATGTTGTTATGCGAGGATGGAAATTATCGAGAATCAAGATGGTTTTCTCCTTGGACGaag gAACGTACCGTAGAGGATTACTTTTTACCAAGAATGATATCTCAACTGACCGGACAAAATGTAGTACCTTTTGGTGACGCTGTTATATCTACCAGAGACACTTGCATAGGTTTTGAAATATGCGAGGAACTTTGGAATCCACGTAGCTCTCACATACCAATGTCGATGGACGGCGTCGAGATAATAGCTAATG GAAGTGGTTCTTATTTCGAGCTTCGTAAGGCCTATGTAACTGTGGATCTCGTTAAATCGGCAACGTTTAAATGCGGTGGTTGTTACATCTTCAGTAATTTACGTGGTTGCGACGGTGGAAGGATTTACTTTAATGGTGGCTCTGGTATATTCCTTAatggatatattttaaatcgagGAAAACAATTTGCATTGGAGGACGTCGAAGTTACCGTCGCGACGTTCGATCTGGAAGACGTAAG AAGTTacagaaataatataagatcGAGATCTCATTCGGCAGCACGCTCGGATCCATATCCACGCGTCAAAATagattttgttctttcttcggAAAATCTTATTACAAATCCTTCTGACAAACTTATAAATATGGAACGAAGGAATTCATGCGGTAATATGAATGGAAAGTTAAATGTATCTTATCATACGCCGGAGGAAGAAATTTCATTGGCGCCTGCTTGTTGGCTATGGGATTATTTGAG ACGTTCCTGTCAAGGTGGATTTTTCTTACCTTTAAGCGGAGGCGTTGATTCTTCTTCATCGGCTTGCTTGGTCTATAGTATGTGTAATTTAATAGTCGAATCTGTTAGCAAAGGAG ATGCTCAGGTCCTAtcagatattagaaaaattgttgGAGATTGCGAGTACGTGCCGACCGATCCAAAACAACTTTGTAATACTCTTTTGGTGACCTGTTACATGGCAACTGAAAATTCATCTGCCGAAACTAAAGCAAGGGCAGCCGAATTGGCGAAACAAATTGGTTCTTAtcatcataatattattatcgatacggCTGTATCAGCTATTCTAGGTATATTTCAGCAGATAACGAAAATAGTGCCGAGATTTAAGGTACACGGTGGTTCCCCAAGGGAAAATCAAGCTTTGCAAAATATTCAA GCACGTTTACGCATGATAATAGCATATTTATTCGCACAATTGATGCTTTGGATTCGAGGACGTCCAGGTGGTCTTTTAGTACTTGGAAGTACGAACGTAGACGAGGCACTTCGTGGATATTTAACAAAGTACGATTGTAGCAGCGCAGACATTAATCCAATAGGTGGAATATCTAAGAACGATCTCAAACGATTTCTCCATTATTTCAG AAAGAAGCACGGATTGTCGGCCTTAGACGATATCTTAAAAGCTCCACCGACGGCTGAACTCGAGCCTTTACAAGAAGGACAATTAACTCAATTGGACGAAGTAGATATGGGGATGACGTACAACGAGTTAGAAACTTTTGGACGTCTTAGAAAACAACATTGTGCCGGACCATACAGTATGTTTTGTCGGCTCGTAAATACTTGGGATAATTATACCCCAAAGGag GTTGCCGACAAAgtcaaacatttttatcgttgttaCGCCATACACCGTCATAAGATGACCATTTTGACGCCATCCTGTCATACAGAAACTTATAGTCCTGATGACAATCGTTTCGATCATCGTCCGTTCCTTTATAATCACACTTGGAAATGGCAGTTCAATGCTATCGACGAACAG CATCCGATGAAACAATTGATTACAGGTAAAACGAATGAACACAAAGGAGGAGGAACCGACCAGATCGAAGAAAGACTCGCCAAAAGTGCCAGCTAA
- the LOC122628449 gene encoding glutamine-dependent NAD(+) synthetase isoform X1: protein MGRKVTVAACTLNQWAMDFDGNFKRILQSIEEAKAAGATYRSGPELEICGYSCEDHFYESDTLLHCWEVLGMLMKSSICEDILIDVGMPVMHKNVTYNCRVTFLNWCVLLIRPKMLLCEDGNYRESRWFSPWTKERTVEDYFLPRMISQLTGQNVVPFGDAVISTRDTCIGFEICEELWNPRSSHIPMSMDGVEIIANGSGSYFELRKAYVTVDLVKSATFKCGGCYIFSNLRGCDGGRIYFNGGSGIFLNGYILNRGKQFALEDVEVTVATFDLEDVRSYRNNIRSRSHSAARSDPYPRVKIDFVLSSENLITNPSDKLINMERRNSCGNMNGKLNVSYHTPEEEISLAPACWLWDYLRRSCQGGFFLPLSGGVDSSSSACLVYSMCNLIVESVSKGDAQVLSDIRKIVGDCEYVPTDPKQLCNTLLVTCYMATENSSAETKARAAELAKQIGSYHHNIIIDTAVSAILGIFQQITKIVPRFKVHGGSPRENQALQNIQARLRMIIAYLFAQLMLWIRGRPGGLLVLGSTNVDEALRGYLTKYDCSSADINPIGGISKNDLKRFLHYFRKKHGLSALDDILKAPPTAELEPLQEGQLTQLDEVDMGMTYNELETFGRLRKQHCAGPYSMFCRLVNTWDNYTPKEVADKVKHFYRCYAIHRHKMTILTPSCHTETYSPDDNRFDHRPFLYNHTWKWQFNAIDEQVKRMNTKEEEPTRSKKDSPKVPAKPRHVPFNSVISNKTHPGVIV from the exons atgggtCGGAAAGTCACTGTAGCTGCTTGCACGTTGAATCAATGGGCCATGGACTTCGATGGAAATTTTAAAAGGATTCTTCAAAGTATAGAGGAAGCTAAAGCAGCTGGTGCAACTTATAGAAGTGGTCCGGAATTAGAAATCTg TGGTTACAGTTGCGAGGATCACTTCTACGAATCTGATACATTGTTACATTGTTGGGAAGTTTTAGGAATGCTCATGAAGTCTAGTATTTGCGAAGATATTTTGATTGACGTTGGGATGCCAGTGATGCATAAAAATGTAACTTACAATTGCAGAGTTACGTTTCTAAATTGGTGCGTTTTATTGATCAGACCAAAAATGTTGTTATGCGAGGATGGAAATTATCGAGAATCAAGATGGTTTTCTCCTTGGACGaag gAACGTACCGTAGAGGATTACTTTTTACCAAGAATGATATCTCAACTGACCGGACAAAATGTAGTACCTTTTGGTGACGCTGTTATATCTACCAGAGACACTTGCATAGGTTTTGAAATATGCGAGGAACTTTGGAATCCACGTAGCTCTCACATACCAATGTCGATGGACGGCGTCGAGATAATAGCTAATG GAAGTGGTTCTTATTTCGAGCTTCGTAAGGCCTATGTAACTGTGGATCTCGTTAAATCGGCAACGTTTAAATGCGGTGGTTGTTACATCTTCAGTAATTTACGTGGTTGCGACGGTGGAAGGATTTACTTTAATGGTGGCTCTGGTATATTCCTTAatggatatattttaaatcgagGAAAACAATTTGCATTGGAGGACGTCGAAGTTACCGTCGCGACGTTCGATCTGGAAGACGTAAG AAGTTacagaaataatataagatcGAGATCTCATTCGGCAGCACGCTCGGATCCATATCCACGCGTCAAAATagattttgttctttcttcggAAAATCTTATTACAAATCCTTCTGACAAACTTATAAATATGGAACGAAGGAATTCATGCGGTAATATGAATGGAAAGTTAAATGTATCTTATCATACGCCGGAGGAAGAAATTTCATTGGCGCCTGCTTGTTGGCTATGGGATTATTTGAG ACGTTCCTGTCAAGGTGGATTTTTCTTACCTTTAAGCGGAGGCGTTGATTCTTCTTCATCGGCTTGCTTGGTCTATAGTATGTGTAATTTAATAGTCGAATCTGTTAGCAAAGGAG ATGCTCAGGTCCTAtcagatattagaaaaattgttgGAGATTGCGAGTACGTGCCGACCGATCCAAAACAACTTTGTAATACTCTTTTGGTGACCTGTTACATGGCAACTGAAAATTCATCTGCCGAAACTAAAGCAAGGGCAGCCGAATTGGCGAAACAAATTGGTTCTTAtcatcataatattattatcgatacggCTGTATCAGCTATTCTAGGTATATTTCAGCAGATAACGAAAATAGTGCCGAGATTTAAGGTACACGGTGGTTCCCCAAGGGAAAATCAAGCTTTGCAAAATATTCAA GCACGTTTACGCATGATAATAGCATATTTATTCGCACAATTGATGCTTTGGATTCGAGGACGTCCAGGTGGTCTTTTAGTACTTGGAAGTACGAACGTAGACGAGGCACTTCGTGGATATTTAACAAAGTACGATTGTAGCAGCGCAGACATTAATCCAATAGGTGGAATATCTAAGAACGATCTCAAACGATTTCTCCATTATTTCAG AAAGAAGCACGGATTGTCGGCCTTAGACGATATCTTAAAAGCTCCACCGACGGCTGAACTCGAGCCTTTACAAGAAGGACAATTAACTCAATTGGACGAAGTAGATATGGGGATGACGTACAACGAGTTAGAAACTTTTGGACGTCTTAGAAAACAACATTGTGCCGGACCATACAGTATGTTTTGTCGGCTCGTAAATACTTGGGATAATTATACCCCAAAGGag GTTGCCGACAAAgtcaaacatttttatcgttgttaCGCCATACACCGTCATAAGATGACCATTTTGACGCCATCCTGTCATACAGAAACTTATAGTCCTGATGACAATCGTTTCGATCATCGTCCGTTCCTTTATAATCACACTTGGAAATGGCAGTTCAATGCTATCGACGAACAG GTAAAACGAATGAACACAAAGGAGGAGGAACCGACCAGATCGAAGAAAGACTCGCCAAAAGTGCCAGCTAAGCCGAGACACGTGCCGTTCAACTCTGTAATCAGCA ATAAAACACATCCCGGAGTAATAGTTTAG
- the LOC122628449 gene encoding glutamine-dependent NAD(+) synthetase isoform X3, which produces MLMKSSICEDILIDVGMPVMHKNVTYNCRVTFLNWCVLLIRPKMLLCEDGNYRESRWFSPWTKERTVEDYFLPRMISQLTGQNVVPFGDAVISTRDTCIGFEICEELWNPRSSHIPMSMDGVEIIANGSGSYFELRKAYVTVDLVKSATFKCGGCYIFSNLRGCDGGRIYFNGGSGIFLNGYILNRGKQFALEDVEVTVATFDLEDVRSYRNNIRSRSHSAARSDPYPRVKIDFVLSSENLITNPSDKLINMERRNSCGNMNGKLNVSYHTPEEEISLAPACWLWDYLRRSCQGGFFLPLSGGVDSSSSACLVYSMCNLIVESVSKGDAQVLSDIRKIVGDCEYVPTDPKQLCNTLLVTCYMATENSSAETKARAAELAKQIGSYHHNIIIDTAVSAILGIFQQITKIVPRFKVHGGSPRENQALQNIQARLRMIIAYLFAQLMLWIRGRPGGLLVLGSTNVDEALRGYLTKYDCSSADINPIGGISKNDLKRFLHYFRKKHGLSALDDILKAPPTAELEPLQEGQLTQLDEVDMGMTYNELETFGRLRKQHCAGPYSMFCRLVNTWDNYTPKEVADKVKHFYRCYAIHRHKMTILTPSCHTETYSPDDNRFDHRPFLYNHTWKWQFNAIDEQVKRMNTKEEEPTRSKKDSPKVPAKPRHVPFNSVISNKTHPGVIV; this is translated from the exons ATGCTCATGAAGTCTAGTATTTGCGAAGATATTTTGATTGACGTTGGGATGCCAGTGATGCATAAAAATGTAACTTACAATTGCAGAGTTACGTTTCTAAATTGGTGCGTTTTATTGATCAGACCAAAAATGTTGTTATGCGAGGATGGAAATTATCGAGAATCAAGATGGTTTTCTCCTTGGACGaag gAACGTACCGTAGAGGATTACTTTTTACCAAGAATGATATCTCAACTGACCGGACAAAATGTAGTACCTTTTGGTGACGCTGTTATATCTACCAGAGACACTTGCATAGGTTTTGAAATATGCGAGGAACTTTGGAATCCACGTAGCTCTCACATACCAATGTCGATGGACGGCGTCGAGATAATAGCTAATG GAAGTGGTTCTTATTTCGAGCTTCGTAAGGCCTATGTAACTGTGGATCTCGTTAAATCGGCAACGTTTAAATGCGGTGGTTGTTACATCTTCAGTAATTTACGTGGTTGCGACGGTGGAAGGATTTACTTTAATGGTGGCTCTGGTATATTCCTTAatggatatattttaaatcgagGAAAACAATTTGCATTGGAGGACGTCGAAGTTACCGTCGCGACGTTCGATCTGGAAGACGTAAG AAGTTacagaaataatataagatcGAGATCTCATTCGGCAGCACGCTCGGATCCATATCCACGCGTCAAAATagattttgttctttcttcggAAAATCTTATTACAAATCCTTCTGACAAACTTATAAATATGGAACGAAGGAATTCATGCGGTAATATGAATGGAAAGTTAAATGTATCTTATCATACGCCGGAGGAAGAAATTTCATTGGCGCCTGCTTGTTGGCTATGGGATTATTTGAG ACGTTCCTGTCAAGGTGGATTTTTCTTACCTTTAAGCGGAGGCGTTGATTCTTCTTCATCGGCTTGCTTGGTCTATAGTATGTGTAATTTAATAGTCGAATCTGTTAGCAAAGGAG ATGCTCAGGTCCTAtcagatattagaaaaattgttgGAGATTGCGAGTACGTGCCGACCGATCCAAAACAACTTTGTAATACTCTTTTGGTGACCTGTTACATGGCAACTGAAAATTCATCTGCCGAAACTAAAGCAAGGGCAGCCGAATTGGCGAAACAAATTGGTTCTTAtcatcataatattattatcgatacggCTGTATCAGCTATTCTAGGTATATTTCAGCAGATAACGAAAATAGTGCCGAGATTTAAGGTACACGGTGGTTCCCCAAGGGAAAATCAAGCTTTGCAAAATATTCAA GCACGTTTACGCATGATAATAGCATATTTATTCGCACAATTGATGCTTTGGATTCGAGGACGTCCAGGTGGTCTTTTAGTACTTGGAAGTACGAACGTAGACGAGGCACTTCGTGGATATTTAACAAAGTACGATTGTAGCAGCGCAGACATTAATCCAATAGGTGGAATATCTAAGAACGATCTCAAACGATTTCTCCATTATTTCAG AAAGAAGCACGGATTGTCGGCCTTAGACGATATCTTAAAAGCTCCACCGACGGCTGAACTCGAGCCTTTACAAGAAGGACAATTAACTCAATTGGACGAAGTAGATATGGGGATGACGTACAACGAGTTAGAAACTTTTGGACGTCTTAGAAAACAACATTGTGCCGGACCATACAGTATGTTTTGTCGGCTCGTAAATACTTGGGATAATTATACCCCAAAGGag GTTGCCGACAAAgtcaaacatttttatcgttgttaCGCCATACACCGTCATAAGATGACCATTTTGACGCCATCCTGTCATACAGAAACTTATAGTCCTGATGACAATCGTTTCGATCATCGTCCGTTCCTTTATAATCACACTTGGAAATGGCAGTTCAATGCTATCGACGAACAG GTAAAACGAATGAACACAAAGGAGGAGGAACCGACCAGATCGAAGAAAGACTCGCCAAAAGTGCCAGCTAAGCCGAGACACGTGCCGTTCAACTCTGTAATCAGCA ATAAAACACATCCCGGAGTAATAGTTTAG